Proteins found in one Cellulomonas palmilytica genomic segment:
- a CDS encoding class I SAM-dependent methyltransferase: protein MDADGLSRLLAPEGWALLSALPPYDERLAMPLGERLRAEGLHPSLVAAALTQSRLRAKAHAKLGDFADGMLFTPAGLEQATRLEVAAHHARRYRDAGLTHVADLTCGIGADALAFAGVGLRVTAAELDEMTAAIATVNLRHFPEVVVRHTDGLALDLADVDGVYADPARRTGGGSRIHDPAAYAPPLDAVLAVRERVPALGLKLGPGVAHRDLPADARAQWVSVEGDVVELGLWFGPLAPEGPGRSALVLANDTAHVLAPDEPAHAHVGEVGGYLYEPDGAVIRAGLVGDVALDVRGRLVDPTIAYVTSDERSATPFATGYRVLDRMPFGLKRLRTYLRERGVGRLTIKKRGTAVVPEQLRRQLDLRGGATSTIVLTRIAGQQSVLVVEPLDRPDPAPTGPVGTSPGDA from the coding sequence ATGGATGCCGACGGGCTCAGCCGGCTGCTCGCCCCCGAGGGGTGGGCGCTGCTGTCCGCCCTGCCGCCGTACGACGAGCGGCTCGCGATGCCGCTGGGCGAGCGGCTGCGCGCCGAGGGGCTGCACCCCTCGCTCGTCGCGGCCGCGCTCACGCAGTCCCGGCTGCGTGCCAAGGCCCACGCGAAGCTCGGCGACTTCGCCGACGGCATGCTGTTCACCCCCGCGGGGCTCGAGCAGGCGACGCGTCTCGAGGTCGCCGCACACCACGCGCGCCGCTACCGCGACGCGGGGCTGACGCACGTCGCGGACCTCACGTGCGGGATCGGCGCGGACGCGCTCGCGTTCGCGGGCGTCGGGCTGCGCGTCACCGCCGCCGAGCTCGACGAGATGACCGCGGCGATCGCGACCGTGAACCTGCGCCACTTCCCCGAGGTCGTCGTCCGGCACACCGACGGCCTCGCGCTCGACCTCGCGGACGTCGACGGCGTCTACGCGGACCCCGCGCGGCGCACCGGCGGCGGCTCGCGCATCCACGACCCGGCCGCGTACGCGCCGCCGCTCGACGCGGTGCTCGCCGTCCGCGAGCGCGTCCCCGCGCTCGGTCTCAAGCTCGGCCCGGGCGTCGCGCACCGCGACCTGCCCGCGGACGCGCGCGCGCAGTGGGTCTCGGTCGAGGGTGACGTGGTGGAGCTCGGGCTGTGGTTCGGCCCGCTCGCGCCCGAGGGTCCCGGGCGGTCCGCGCTCGTCCTCGCGAACGACACCGCGCACGTCCTCGCGCCCGACGAGCCCGCGCACGCGCACGTCGGCGAGGTCGGCGGCTACCTGTACGAGCCGGACGGCGCGGTCATCCGCGCGGGGCTCGTGGGCGACGTCGCGCTCGACGTGCGCGGACGCCTCGTCGACCCGACGATCGCGTACGTGACGTCCGACGAGCGCAGCGCGACCCCGTTCGCGACCGGCTACCGCGTGCTCGACCGCATGCCGTTCGGGCTCAAGCGCCTGCGCACGTACCTGCGCGAGCGCGGCGTCGGTCGCCTCACGATCAAGAAGCGCGGCACCGCCGTGGTCCCCGAGCAGCTGCGTCGGCAGCTCGACCTGCGCGGCGGGGCGACGAGCACGATCGTGCTCACGCGGATCGCCGGGCAGCAGAGCGTGCTCGTCGTCGAACCGCTCGACAGACCCGACCCCGCCCCGACCGGCCCGGTCGGCACCTCCCCGGGAGACGCGTGA
- a CDS encoding glutamate--cysteine ligase encodes MAAPVHLPFAHSERSTVGLEWEVALVDADSGDLRQAADAIFDTVGHDHPNITQELLRNTVEISSGKCTTVAEAGRDLQRALDEVAAAAAPLRIDLMGGGTHPFANWATQKVSDKQRYATLIDRTQWWGRQMLIYGVHVHVGVEDRAKVLPISRAMLTVFAQLQSLSASSPFWNGKDTGYASNRALLFQQLPTAGLPYQFEEWSQLEQYVGDMMHTGVIDQFDEVRWDIRPSPRFGTLEMRIADGATNLLEVTAISALTHCLVEHFSSLLDAGETLPSMPTWFVQENKWRSARYGMDAIVITDAVGDEELVTDSVSRWLQVLAPVAERLGCAAELDDVRVILRRGASYQRQRAVARRNAGELDAVVASLVAELRAGKPL; translated from the coding sequence ATGGCCGCACCCGTCCACCTGCCGTTCGCGCACAGCGAGCGCTCGACCGTCGGCCTCGAGTGGGAGGTCGCGCTCGTCGACGCCGACTCGGGCGACCTGCGCCAGGCGGCCGACGCGATCTTCGACACCGTGGGGCACGACCACCCGAACATCACGCAGGAGCTGCTGCGCAACACGGTCGAGATCTCGTCGGGCAAGTGCACGACCGTCGCCGAGGCGGGGCGGGACCTGCAGCGCGCGCTCGACGAGGTCGCCGCGGCGGCCGCTCCCCTGCGCATCGACCTCATGGGCGGCGGCACGCACCCGTTCGCGAACTGGGCGACGCAGAAGGTCAGCGACAAGCAGCGCTACGCGACGCTCATCGACCGCACGCAGTGGTGGGGCCGGCAGATGCTCATCTACGGCGTGCACGTGCACGTGGGCGTCGAGGACCGCGCCAAGGTGCTGCCGATCTCGCGCGCGATGCTCACGGTGTTCGCGCAGCTCCAGTCGCTGTCCGCGTCGTCGCCGTTCTGGAACGGCAAGGACACCGGCTACGCGTCCAACCGGGCGCTGCTGTTCCAGCAGCTGCCGACGGCGGGCCTGCCGTACCAGTTCGAGGAGTGGTCGCAGCTCGAGCAGTACGTGGGCGACATGATGCACACGGGCGTCATCGACCAGTTCGACGAGGTCCGCTGGGACATCCGCCCGTCGCCCCGGTTCGGGACGCTCGAGATGCGCATCGCGGACGGCGCGACGAACCTGCTCGAGGTCACCGCGATCTCGGCGCTCACGCACTGCCTCGTCGAGCACTTCTCGTCGCTGCTCGACGCGGGCGAGACCCTGCCGAGCATGCCCACCTGGTTCGTGCAGGAGAACAAGTGGCGCTCGGCGCGCTACGGCATGGACGCGATCGTCATCACCGACGCCGTCGGCGACGAGGAGCTCGTGACCGACTCGGTGTCCCGTTGGCTGCAGGTGCTCGCGCCCGTCGCCGAGCGGCTCGGCTGCGCGGCCGAGCTCGACGACGTCCGCGTGATCCTGCGCCGCGGCGCGTCCTACCAACGCCAGCGTGCCGTGGCCCGCCGCAACGCGGGCGAGCTGGACGCGGTGGTCGCGTCCCTGGTCGCCGAGCTCCGCGCGGGCAAGCCGCTGTAG
- a CDS encoding SRPBCC family protein yields MTVVSTTKDTEALSLVIVAELAAPPEKVWTIWSDPRKLERWWGPPEWPATFVDHDFRTGGNASYYMTGPDGSKAHGWWTFVSLDEPRSLTFEDGFADDSGRPSDALPTIHVAVGIEAFDGGTRMTVTSRFDTLEDLEKIAGMGMAEGMTEAMGQIDAILAES; encoded by the coding sequence ATGACTGTCGTCAGCACCACGAAGGACACCGAGGCGCTGAGCCTCGTGATCGTCGCCGAGCTCGCCGCACCGCCCGAGAAGGTGTGGACGATCTGGTCCGACCCCCGCAAGCTCGAGCGCTGGTGGGGGCCGCCCGAGTGGCCCGCCACGTTCGTCGACCACGACTTCCGCACCGGCGGGAACGCGAGCTACTACATGACCGGCCCGGACGGGTCGAAGGCGCACGGCTGGTGGACGTTCGTCTCGCTCGACGAGCCGCGCTCCCTCACGTTCGAGGACGGCTTCGCCGACGACAGCGGCCGACCCTCGGACGCGCTGCCGACCATCCACGTCGCCGTCGGGATCGAGGCGTTCGACGGCGGCACGCGCATGACCGTCACGTCGCGGTTCGACACGCTCGAGGACCTCGAGAAGATCGCCGGCATGGGCATGGCCGAGGGCATGACCGAGGCGATGGGCCAGATCGACGCGATCCTCGCCGAGAGCTGA
- a CDS encoding ArsR/SmtB family transcription factor, which produces MDVGSLDQDEVDRIFGALADATRRDIVVRVLAEEQSVSTLARQYAMSFAAVQKHVAVLERAALVRKRRQGREQIVSGDVETVRAAARLLDAYEAVWRGRVDRIADLLAEDGDHQENPPPNDERDPS; this is translated from the coding sequence ATGGATGTCGGCTCGCTCGACCAGGACGAGGTCGACCGGATCTTCGGCGCGCTCGCCGACGCGACCCGGCGCGACATCGTCGTGCGCGTGCTGGCGGAGGAGCAGTCGGTCTCGACGCTCGCCCGGCAGTACGCGATGAGCTTCGCGGCCGTCCAGAAGCACGTCGCGGTGCTCGAACGGGCCGCGCTCGTGCGCAAGCGCAGGCAAGGTCGTGAGCAGATCGTGAGTGGCGACGTCGAGACCGTCCGGGCCGCGGCCCGGCTGCTCGACGCGTACGAGGCGGTCTGGCGCGGTCGCGTCGACCGGATCGCGGACCTCCTCGCGGAGGACGGCGACCACCAGGAGAACCCGCCCCCGAACGACGAGAGGGACCCGTCATGA
- a CDS encoding FMN-binding negative transcriptional regulator produces MYVPVFNAIDDDAARTLVGAVGSAELVTTGADGFPVATLLPVLWEGDRLVAHLARGNPQWREIAERGDDGAPALAIVAAHQAYVSPAWYASKAEHGRVVPTWNYSAVHLSGRVRVHDDPDWLRGVLTRLTDAHESHRAQRWRVSDAPEVFVTKQLRAIVGVELLVERVEGKAKLSQNRSPADRAGVVAGLLDEAVPGARVVAEAMRTD; encoded by the coding sequence ATGTACGTCCCCGTCTTCAACGCCATCGACGACGACGCCGCACGCACCCTGGTCGGCGCGGTCGGGTCCGCCGAGCTCGTGACGACCGGAGCGGACGGGTTCCCCGTCGCGACGCTCCTGCCGGTGCTGTGGGAGGGCGACCGGCTCGTCGCGCACCTCGCGCGCGGCAACCCGCAGTGGCGCGAGATCGCGGAGCGTGGCGACGACGGCGCACCGGCGCTCGCGATCGTCGCCGCCCACCAGGCGTACGTGTCGCCGGCCTGGTACGCGTCGAAGGCGGAGCACGGGCGCGTGGTGCCGACGTGGAACTACTCCGCGGTGCACCTGTCGGGCCGAGTCCGCGTGCACGACGACCCCGACTGGCTGCGCGGAGTGCTGACGCGACTCACGGACGCGCACGAGTCGCACCGCGCGCAGCGGTGGCGCGTGAGCGACGCCCCGGAGGTGTTCGTGACGAAGCAGCTGCGCGCGATCGTCGGGGTCGAGCTGCTGGTCGAGCGGGTCGAGGGCAAGGCGAAGCTGAGCCAGAACCGGTCGCCGGCCGACCGTGCGGGCGTCGTCGCGGGACTGCTGGACGAGGCGGTGCCCGGCGCGCGCGTGGTGGCCGAGGCGATGCGCACGGACTGA
- a CDS encoding ABC transporter ATP-binding protein yields MIALEDLTVRFGEHVVLDRLCLELPDGATTAVTGPNGAGKTTLARVLLGLVRPSSGRVRGLAGRARAAAFQEDRLCEQLSAPANVRLVLPRSSGDLAAEGLRAVGLDDAAWHGPVRALSGGQRRRVALVRALLPAADLVVLDEPFVGIDAASRADVLAWTRDRLAGRTALLVTHDPAEAAALGATVVRLEPARGAAGAHEEAGA; encoded by the coding sequence ATGATCGCGCTGGAGGACCTCACCGTCCGGTTCGGTGAGCACGTGGTGCTCGACCGGCTCTGCCTGGAGCTGCCCGACGGCGCGACGACCGCGGTGACGGGCCCCAACGGCGCGGGCAAGACGACGCTCGCGCGCGTGCTGCTCGGGCTCGTGCGCCCGTCGTCGGGGCGGGTCCGCGGCCTCGCGGGACGCGCGCGGGCCGCCGCGTTCCAGGAGGACCGGCTGTGCGAGCAGCTGTCCGCGCCGGCGAACGTCCGGCTCGTGCTGCCCCGCTCGTCGGGGGACCTGGCCGCCGAGGGTCTGCGGGCGGTCGGGCTCGACGACGCCGCGTGGCACGGCCCGGTGCGCGCGCTGTCCGGGGGGCAGCGCCGCCGCGTGGCGCTCGTGCGGGCGCTGCTGCCCGCTGCGGACCTCGTCGTGCTCGACGAGCCGTTCGTCGGGATCGACGCCGCGTCCCGCGCCGACGTGCTCGCCTGGACCCGGGACCGGCTCGCCGGGCGCACCGCGCTCCTGGTGACGCACGACCCGGCGGAGGCCGCCGCGCTCGGTGCCACCGTGGTGCGTCTCGAGCCCGCGCGCGGCGCGGCCGGCGCGCACGAGGAGGCGGGCGCGTAG
- a CDS encoding ABC transporter permease, translated as MSDTGGRTDEGPLARRARTAAAVACWLVVWQVAALALGQPILLVGPWDVVVRLVELVPTGELWATVGRTLTNVALGFTLALVAAVALAAAAAAWRWADALLAPLVSTIRATPVVAFIILVLLWTDSARLALVVAFLMALPVLYVNVLEGVRQRDERLLEMTRVFAVPWPRRLAAVDAPGVLPYLVAGCRTGIGLAWKSGIAAEVIGLPAGSIGEQMYQAKLFLATADLLAWTVVVVVLAALTERVVLALLERARRALAAGDRVVAGGSGR; from the coding sequence ATGAGCGACACCGGCGGACGCACGGACGAGGGCCCCCTCGCGCGGCGCGCGAGGACGGCCGCGGCCGTCGCGTGCTGGCTCGTGGTGTGGCAGGTCGCGGCGCTCGCGCTCGGGCAGCCGATCCTGCTCGTCGGACCGTGGGACGTCGTCGTGCGGCTCGTCGAGCTCGTCCCGACGGGCGAGCTCTGGGCGACCGTCGGCCGCACGCTGACGAACGTCGCGCTCGGCTTCACGCTCGCGCTGGTCGCCGCCGTCGCGCTCGCGGCGGCCGCCGCGGCGTGGCGGTGGGCGGACGCGCTGCTGGCGCCGCTGGTCTCGACGATCCGCGCGACCCCGGTCGTGGCGTTCATCATCCTGGTGCTGCTGTGGACCGACTCGGCGCGTCTCGCGCTCGTCGTCGCGTTCCTCATGGCGCTGCCGGTGCTGTACGTCAACGTGCTCGAGGGTGTCCGGCAGCGCGACGAGCGGCTGCTGGAGATGACGCGCGTGTTCGCGGTGCCGTGGCCGCGGCGGCTGGCCGCGGTCGACGCGCCCGGCGTGCTGCCGTACCTGGTCGCGGGGTGCCGCACGGGCATCGGCCTCGCGTGGAAGAGCGGGATCGCGGCCGAGGTGATCGGGCTGCCCGCGGGCAGCATCGGCGAGCAGATGTACCAGGCGAAGCTGTTCCTCGCGACGGCCGACCTGCTCGCGTGGACGGTCGTGGTCGTCGTCCTGGCCGCGCTCACCGAGCGCGTGGTGCTCGCGCTGCTGGAGCGCGCGCGGCGCGCGCTCGCGGCGGGCGACCGGGTGGTCGCGGGCGGGAGCGGGCGATGA
- a CDS encoding ABC transporter substrate-binding protein, protein MTTLAATAALALLAACGTGATAGSPTTSPTTSPTTRPHVPVASAEPPERVTVRVAALTGPTTIGLVGLIREADAGTGLQDYEVTTYGTPDEVVPLLVKGEVDVALLPANLAAVVHQQTRTDDDPGVQAVAVNTLGVLSVLEHGSSITSLADLRGRTLYSTGKGASPQYVLEHLLRQSGLMPGSDVTVEYRSEATEVAALLAATPGAVGVLPQPYATAVTAQTPEVRVAVDLTQAWSELGNASQLVTGVTVVRSQFAREHPQALADFLADDAESVAFVNASPAEAAELVVAAGIVKAAPVAQAAIPACHVVHLVGDELRPALQGYLQVLHAAEPKAVGGALPGDDFYLDAG, encoded by the coding sequence GTGACGACGCTCGCGGCGACGGCGGCGCTCGCGCTGCTCGCGGCGTGCGGGACGGGCGCGACGGCGGGGTCACCGACGACGAGCCCGACGACGAGCCCGACGACGAGGCCGCACGTGCCGGTCGCCTCCGCGGAACCGCCCGAGCGGGTCACCGTCCGGGTCGCCGCGCTGACCGGCCCGACGACGATCGGGCTCGTCGGCCTCATCCGCGAGGCCGACGCGGGCACGGGCCTGCAGGACTACGAGGTCACGACGTACGGCACGCCCGACGAGGTCGTCCCGCTGCTCGTCAAGGGCGAGGTCGACGTCGCGCTCCTGCCCGCCAACCTCGCCGCGGTGGTGCACCAGCAGACCCGCACCGACGACGACCCCGGCGTGCAGGCCGTCGCGGTCAACACCCTCGGCGTGCTGTCCGTCCTGGAGCACGGCTCGAGCATCACCTCGCTCGCGGACCTGCGCGGCCGCACCCTGTACTCGACGGGCAAGGGTGCGAGCCCGCAGTACGTGCTCGAGCACCTGCTGCGCCAGTCGGGGCTCATGCCGGGCTCGGACGTCACGGTCGAGTACCGGTCGGAGGCCACCGAGGTCGCGGCGCTGCTCGCCGCCACGCCCGGCGCCGTGGGCGTCCTGCCGCAGCCGTACGCGACCGCCGTGACCGCGCAGACCCCCGAGGTACGCGTCGCGGTGGACCTCACGCAGGCGTGGTCGGAGCTGGGCAACGCATCGCAGCTCGTCACCGGCGTGACGGTCGTGCGCTCGCAGTTCGCGCGCGAGCACCCGCAGGCGCTCGCGGACTTCCTCGCAGACGACGCGGAGTCGGTCGCGTTCGTCAACGCCTCGCCCGCCGAGGCCGCCGAGCTCGTCGTCGCCGCGGGCATCGTCAAGGCCGCGCCCGTGGCGCAGGCCGCGATCCCGGCGTGCCACGTCGTGCACCTCGTGGGCGACGAGCTGCGCCCCGCGCTGCAGGGGTACCTGCAGGTGCTGCACGCCGCCGAGCCGAAGGCCGTGGGCGGTGCGCTGCCCGGCGACGACTTCTACCTCGACGCGGGCTGA
- a CDS encoding [FeFe] hydrogenase, group A: protein MSVHDERVTVTVDGRQVEVGSGTTILRALAAEGIAIPSLCHDVRLERSNASCGLCVVEVGEGSPRDVKACLTPVTDGMVVTTRSPRLEAYRKVRLEQLLTDHNADCVAPCVQTCPAGVDVQTYLQHVADGNYEAAVRVIKDRNPFPSVCGRVCPHLCESACRRNLVDEPVAINYVKRFATDWDMARETPWVPRTAPATGKRIAVVGAGPSGLSAAYYSALAGHAVTVFEKQEHAGGMMRYGIPEYRLPKTTLESEIDVIRALGVRVVTGKALGTHLSLEDLRRDFDAVYLAIGSWRATPLRIDGENLDGVWLGIQYLERVAKGDEIPLGRTVVIGGGNTAIDCARTALRTGASHVRLVYRRTREEMPAEPFEVEEALAEGVEMLYLTAPERISADEDGSKRLTCLRMELGEADRTGRRRPVPVEGSQFDIEADTIIGAIGQSTDTGFLYYENPVHISSWVRGRPAHGAEEAAYADLPVRLNQWGDVEVDGRTMQSSEDKIFAGGDCVTGPATVIQAVAAGRRAAAAMSDFVLRGYVRPGHEDYSCSRGTLEDLPRHEFEDVVRVPRATMPSIPLEQRLAGFDEVETGLTQEQARTEAARCLSCGCAKQDCCQLRDEATAHGIVFETPLHVRPYEPVVADHPFIVRDNNKCIACGRCVTACAEIEGPGVLAFQYHEGRLVVGTHNGLPLDQTDCVSCGQCVRACPCGALDYVRERGDVFTAINDPHKVVVGFVAPAVRSVIAAEYGIAPAEASAFIAGMMRKVGFDKVFDFSFAADLTILEETTEFLDRVGSGGVLPQFTSCCPGWVNLVERRYPALIDHLSSCKSPQQMMGTTVKHHFAQQAGIPLDELYVVSIVPCIAKKYEAARPEHATDGVRDVDAVLTTTEFLEMVQMLRLEPADVEPGEFDEPYARVSGAGVLFGASGGVAEAALRMAVEKLTGEPLVEHLDFHELRGTAGLKEATVSAGGVDVRVAVVSGLGNAEPLIRRVIAGEDVGYDLVEIMACPGGCVSGAGHPVPTCADETPGRQQVLVDIDQLSPIRKSQENPDVLRLYDEFYGAPASPLAHDLLHTTYAPFRG, encoded by the coding sequence GTGAGCGTGCACGACGAGCGCGTGACCGTGACGGTCGACGGCCGCCAGGTCGAGGTCGGGTCCGGTACGACGATCCTGCGGGCGCTGGCCGCCGAGGGGATCGCGATCCCGTCGCTGTGCCACGACGTGCGCCTCGAGCGCTCCAACGCGAGCTGCGGGCTGTGCGTGGTCGAGGTCGGCGAGGGCAGCCCGCGCGACGTCAAGGCGTGCCTCACGCCCGTCACGGACGGCATGGTCGTCACGACGCGGTCCCCGCGCCTGGAGGCGTACCGCAAGGTGCGCCTGGAGCAGCTGCTCACGGACCACAACGCCGACTGCGTCGCCCCGTGCGTGCAGACGTGCCCCGCGGGCGTCGACGTGCAGACGTACCTGCAGCACGTCGCGGACGGCAACTACGAGGCCGCGGTGCGCGTCATCAAGGACCGCAACCCGTTCCCGTCGGTGTGCGGCCGCGTGTGCCCGCACCTGTGCGAGTCGGCGTGCCGGCGCAACCTCGTCGACGAGCCCGTGGCGATCAACTACGTCAAGCGGTTCGCGACGGACTGGGACATGGCGCGCGAGACCCCGTGGGTCCCGCGGACGGCGCCCGCGACGGGCAAGCGGATCGCGGTGGTCGGCGCCGGACCGTCCGGGTTGTCCGCGGCGTACTACAGCGCGCTCGCCGGCCACGCGGTCACGGTCTTCGAGAAGCAGGAGCACGCGGGCGGCATGATGCGCTACGGCATCCCCGAGTACCGCCTGCCGAAGACCACGCTCGAGTCCGAGATCGACGTCATCCGGGCCCTCGGCGTGCGGGTCGTGACCGGCAAGGCGCTCGGCACGCACCTGAGCCTCGAGGACCTGCGCCGCGACTTCGACGCGGTGTACCTGGCGATCGGCTCGTGGCGCGCGACCCCGCTGCGCATCGACGGCGAGAACCTCGACGGTGTGTGGCTCGGCATCCAGTACCTCGAGCGCGTCGCGAAGGGCGACGAGATCCCGCTCGGCCGCACGGTCGTCATCGGCGGCGGCAACACCGCGATCGACTGCGCGCGCACCGCGCTGCGCACGGGCGCGTCGCACGTGCGGCTCGTCTACCGGCGCACGCGTGAGGAGATGCCCGCCGAGCCGTTCGAGGTCGAGGAGGCGCTCGCGGAGGGCGTCGAGATGCTGTACCTCACGGCGCCCGAACGGATCAGTGCCGACGAGGACGGCTCCAAGCGCCTGACGTGCCTGCGCATGGAGCTCGGCGAGGCCGACCGCACGGGCCGGCGGCGACCGGTGCCCGTCGAGGGCAGCCAGTTCGACATCGAGGCCGACACGATCATCGGCGCGATCGGCCAGAGCACCGACACCGGGTTCCTCTACTACGAGAACCCCGTGCACATCAGCTCGTGGGTGCGGGGCCGACCCGCGCACGGCGCCGAGGAGGCCGCGTACGCGGACCTGCCCGTGCGGCTCAACCAGTGGGGCGACGTCGAGGTCGACGGCCGGACCATGCAGTCGTCGGAGGACAAGATCTTCGCCGGCGGCGACTGCGTCACCGGCCCGGCCACGGTCATCCAGGCCGTCGCGGCCGGGCGGCGGGCCGCCGCGGCGATGTCGGACTTCGTCCTGCGCGGCTACGTGCGGCCCGGCCACGAGGACTACTCGTGCTCGCGCGGCACGCTCGAGGACCTGCCGCGCCACGAGTTCGAGGACGTCGTGCGCGTGCCGCGCGCGACCATGCCGTCGATCCCGCTCGAGCAGCGCCTGGCCGGGTTCGACGAGGTCGAGACCGGGCTCACGCAGGAGCAGGCGCGCACCGAGGCGGCGCGCTGCCTGTCGTGCGGCTGCGCCAAGCAGGACTGCTGCCAGCTGCGCGACGAGGCGACCGCGCACGGCATCGTGTTCGAGACGCCGCTGCACGTGCGGCCGTACGAGCCCGTCGTCGCGGACCACCCGTTCATCGTGCGGGACAACAACAAGTGCATCGCGTGCGGCCGGTGCGTCACGGCGTGCGCCGAGATCGAGGGCCCCGGGGTGCTGGCGTTCCAGTACCACGAGGGCCGGCTCGTCGTCGGCACGCACAACGGGCTGCCGCTCGACCAGACCGACTGCGTGTCCTGCGGGCAGTGCGTGCGCGCGTGCCCGTGCGGCGCGCTCGACTACGTGCGCGAGCGCGGCGACGTGTTCACCGCGATCAACGACCCGCACAAGGTCGTCGTCGGCTTCGTCGCGCCCGCCGTGCGCTCGGTGATCGCCGCGGAGTACGGCATCGCGCCCGCCGAGGCCAGCGCGTTCATCGCGGGGATGATGCGCAAGGTCGGCTTCGACAAGGTGTTCGACTTCTCGTTCGCCGCGGACCTGACGATCCTCGAGGAGACCACCGAGTTCCTCGACCGCGTCGGGAGCGGCGGTGTCCTGCCGCAGTTCACGTCGTGCTGCCCGGGCTGGGTCAACCTCGTCGAGCGGCGCTACCCCGCGCTCATCGACCACCTGTCGAGCTGCAAGAGCCCGCAGCAGATGATGGGGACCACGGTGAAGCACCACTTCGCGCAGCAGGCCGGGATCCCGCTCGACGAGCTGTACGTCGTGTCGATCGTGCCGTGCATCGCGAAGAAGTACGAGGCCGCGCGTCCGGAGCACGCGACCGACGGCGTGCGGGACGTCGACGCGGTGCTCACGACGACCGAGTTCCTCGAGATGGTGCAGATGCTGCGGCTCGAGCCCGCGGACGTCGAGCCCGGCGAGTTCGACGAGCCGTACGCGCGCGTGTCCGGCGCCGGCGTGCTGTTCGGCGCCTCGGGCGGCGTGGCCGAGGCGGCGCTGCGCATGGCGGTCGAGAAGCTCACCGGCGAGCCGCTGGTGGAGCACCTCGACTTCCACGAGCTGCGCGGCACGGCGGGCCTCAAGGAGGCGACCGTCAGCGCCGGGGGAGTCGACGTGCGCGTCGCGGTCGTCTCGGGGCTGGGCAACGCCGAGCCGCTCATCCGGCGCGTGATCGCGGGCGAGGACGTCGGGTACGACCTCGTCGAGATCATGGCGTGCCCCGGCGGCTGCGTGAGCGGCGCGGGCCACCCCGTGCCGACGTGCGCCGACGAGACGCCCGGCCGTCAGCAGGTGCTCGTCGACATCGACCAGCTCTCGCCCATCCGCAAGTCGCAGGAGAACCCCGACGTGCTGCGGCTCTACGACGAGTTCTACGGCGCGCCGGCCTCGCCGCTCGCGCACGACCTGCTGCACACCACGTACGCGCCGTTCCGCGGCTGA
- the tsaD gene encoding tRNA (adenosine(37)-N6)-threonylcarbamoyltransferase complex transferase subunit TsaD, translated as MPNSEPLVLGIETSCDETGVALVRGYDLLVDAVASSVDEHARFGGIIPEIASRAHLEAMVPTIERALATADVTLEQVDAIAVTAGPGLVGPLTVGASAAKALAIGLDKPLYGVNHVIGHAVVDELVDGPFPERVMALVVSGGHSSLLLVDDTVNVTELGSTLDDAAGEAFDKVGRLLGLPYPGGPHIDRLAREGNPEAIRFPRGLTAAKDQAKHATDFSFSGLKTAVARWVEARQDAGEELPLADVSASFAAAVADVLTAKTIAACRAHGVSTLVVGGGFSANSQLRDLAAQRCAEAGIELRIPPIRYCTDNGAMIAALGSAVVRRGMRPSSLDIPVDSSMPLTQVLV; from the coding sequence ATGCCGAACAGCGAGCCCCTCGTCCTCGGGATCGAGACCTCGTGCGACGAGACCGGGGTCGCGCTCGTGCGCGGGTACGACCTGCTGGTCGACGCCGTCGCGTCCTCCGTCGACGAGCACGCGCGGTTCGGCGGGATCATCCCCGAGATCGCCTCGCGCGCCCACCTCGAGGCGATGGTCCCGACGATCGAGCGCGCGCTCGCCACCGCGGACGTCACGCTCGAGCAGGTCGACGCGATCGCGGTCACCGCGGGTCCCGGGCTGGTCGGGCCGCTCACGGTCGGCGCGTCCGCCGCCAAGGCCCTCGCGATCGGGCTCGACAAGCCGCTGTACGGCGTCAACCACGTGATCGGCCACGCGGTCGTCGACGAGCTCGTCGACGGCCCGTTCCCGGAGCGCGTCATGGCGCTCGTCGTGTCCGGCGGGCACTCGTCGCTGCTGCTGGTCGACGACACCGTCAACGTCACCGAGCTCGGGTCGACGCTCGACGACGCGGCGGGCGAGGCGTTCGACAAGGTCGGCCGCCTGCTCGGCCTGCCGTACCCCGGCGGCCCGCACATCGACCGGCTCGCCCGCGAGGGGAACCCGGAGGCGATCCGCTTCCCGCGCGGCCTCACCGCGGCCAAGGACCAGGCGAAGCACGCGACCGACTTCTCGTTCTCCGGGCTCAAGACGGCGGTCGCTCGGTGGGTCGAGGCGCGGCAGGACGCGGGCGAGGAGCTGCCGCTCGCGGACGTGTCCGCGTCGTTCGCGGCCGCGGTCGCGGACGTGCTGACCGCCAAGACCATCGCGGCGTGCCGCGCGCACGGGGTCTCGACGCTCGTCGTCGGCGGCGGGTTCTCCGCGAACTCCCAGCTGCGGGACCTGGCGGCGCAGCGGTGCGCGGAGGCCGGCATCGAGCTGCGCATCCCGCCGATCCGCTACTGCACCGACAACGGCGCGATGATCGCGGCGCTCGGCTCGGCGGTCGTGCGCCGCGGCATGCGCCCGTCGTCCCTCGACATCCCCGTGGACTCCTCGATGCCGCTCACGCAGGTCCTCGTCTGA